In a single window of the Niabella ginsenosidivorans genome:
- a CDS encoding BT_3987 domain-containing protein, with protein sequence MAAIRYFSLVYILGMLFTGCKQEINLPDQPLSDYIKVYMPQAANGPVTYNFSNARDTATIIYGADYGGQGYPSEDVSVSFAVNAALADSFNLANNTSYSLLPEKSYRLNTAAATIGKGRLSTEPLKITIITKGINAPDDLSKTYILPVTIKNASININEKLRTSFCIINIVPVLFNRKGWSVIDFSSQESYGEGANNGRAVFVLDSNINTFWHSQWQGAQPGPPHYIIIDIGASQSVSGAAFVARQGVNSGRPQDIQLFLSEDKQVWKTAFTGTLLNDGALQKVFFSTPVSGRYVKLQINSSYSSNLTHLAEFYLF encoded by the coding sequence ATGGCAGCAATCAGATATTTCAGCCTTGTATACATTTTAGGTATGCTTTTTACCGGGTGCAAACAGGAAATAAACTTACCCGATCAGCCTTTGTCAGATTATATAAAAGTATATATGCCCCAGGCCGCAAACGGGCCGGTTACTTATAACTTTTCTAATGCCCGGGATACGGCCACCATTATTTACGGGGCTGATTATGGCGGACAGGGTTATCCTTCCGAAGATGTATCCGTTAGCTTCGCTGTTAATGCGGCTTTGGCAGACAGCTTTAACCTGGCCAATAATACCAGCTATAGCTTACTGCCCGAAAAAAGTTACCGGTTAAATACGGCGGCGGCAACCATTGGCAAGGGCCGGTTAAGCACTGAACCGTTAAAGATTACCATCATTACAAAAGGTATAAATGCGCCGGACGATCTGTCAAAAACATATATATTGCCTGTAACCATCAAAAATGCATCCATTAATATCAACGAAAAATTACGGACCAGCTTCTGCATCATTAATATAGTACCTGTTTTATTTAACAGGAAAGGATGGAGCGTTATCGATTTTTCATCTCAGGAAAGCTATGGGGAAGGGGCTAATAACGGCAGGGCGGTTTTTGTTTTGGATAGTAACATAAATACATTTTGGCATAGCCAATGGCAGGGCGCCCAACCTGGCCCGCCTCATTATATAATAATTGACATCGGAGCTTCACAATCGGTGAGCGGAGCGGCATTTGTTGCCCGCCAGGGCGTAAACTCGGGGAGGCCGCAGGATATCCAGCTGTTTTTAAGTGAAGATAAGCAGGTGTGGAAAACGGCATTTACGGGAACGTTGCTGAATGATGGTGCGTTGCAAAAAGTGTTCTTTTCCACGCCTGTTAGCGGGCGCTATGTTAAGCTTCAGATCAATTCCTCGTATAGTTCCAATCTTACGCATCTGGCTGAATTTTATTTATTTTGA
- a CDS encoding RagB/SusD family nutrient uptake outer membrane protein, with amino-acid sequence MIQYYQNIKTTVFLLVLSCALCCASCKKFLDQVPNDRITMDEVFKKKATSEQFLANVYSYVPDEWEAIHAVPWVGTSDEADLTWSGSFNYPINIGNLSPTNTTPDFWSPYYQAIRSATYFMNHIDENDEIRNLSGQQLIDQYKAEARFLRAYYYFCLMRQYGPVILLGDDVIAPDAPSSDMQIPRSPYDDCVNYVAGELDKAASVLPLQPQRNGQTNDAEWGRATKGMALAVKARLLLYAASPQYNGNTDVSGFKNTEGVPYISQTRDPEKWKKAADAARAVIDLGIYSLYKDPSGDPVKSLQGIFFQGWNDEQIFSRKGNGLAQWDVHCEPRQAGGWCGIGPTQESIDAYFMSDGKLPNESSLYNPSGFTDVNGQKIFNMYMNREPRFYRDVTYNNSIWQGGTMSAAAPISFFVSGPNGRNGHPTDFSKTGYLVRKNVGPSTNIGSGGNGQRQDRPAPLFRLAEIYLNYAEALNEYSPGNPDILKYLNLVRERAGIPQYGSGSNALPVPAGQAEMRNRIRAERRIELAYEGHRWFDIRRWKIAPQVMGTLHGMDISKDGDDFYKVVPTMTPHLFRPSYYWWPISQYELDRNHVLVQNPGW; translated from the coding sequence ATGATACAGTATTATCAAAATATAAAGACCACAGTTTTTCTACTAGTACTCAGCTGTGCGCTTTGTTGCGCATCCTGTAAAAAATTCCTAGACCAGGTGCCCAATGACAGGATCACGATGGATGAGGTCTTTAAAAAGAAAGCAACTTCAGAACAATTTCTGGCAAATGTATACAGCTATGTTCCGGATGAATGGGAGGCTATTCATGCCGTACCCTGGGTGGGCACTTCAGATGAAGCAGATCTGACATGGTCGGGTTCTTTTAATTATCCCATAAATATAGGTAATCTTAGCCCTACCAACACCACGCCCGATTTCTGGTCGCCATATTACCAGGCCATAAGGTCAGCGACCTATTTTATGAATCATATTGATGAAAACGATGAAATACGTAATCTGAGCGGTCAGCAGTTAATTGATCAGTATAAAGCGGAGGCGCGGTTTTTAAGAGCTTATTATTACTTCTGCCTGATGCGCCAATATGGCCCTGTAATCCTGCTTGGCGATGATGTTATAGCACCTGATGCGCCGTCCAGCGACATGCAGATACCGCGCAGTCCATATGATGACTGTGTGAACTACGTAGCAGGGGAGTTGGATAAAGCTGCATCAGTATTGCCGTTGCAACCACAAAGAAACGGGCAGACCAATGATGCAGAATGGGGCCGGGCAACTAAGGGAATGGCATTGGCGGTAAAGGCGCGCCTGCTGCTATATGCTGCCAGCCCGCAATATAATGGCAACACGGATGTATCAGGATTTAAAAACACCGAAGGCGTGCCTTATATTTCGCAAACCAGAGATCCTGAAAAATGGAAAAAAGCCGCCGACGCTGCCCGGGCAGTTATCGATCTTGGAATTTATTCCCTCTATAAAGATCCTTCAGGCGATCCTGTAAAATCCCTGCAGGGTATCTTCTTTCAGGGATGGAATGATGAGCAGATCTTTTCAAGGAAGGGAAATGGGTTGGCGCAGTGGGATGTGCACTGCGAACCACGGCAGGCTGGCGGATGGTGCGGTATTGGCCCTACGCAGGAAAGCATCGATGCTTATTTTATGTCTGATGGTAAGTTGCCCAACGAATCATCACTGTATAATCCAAGCGGTTTTACAGATGTAAACGGGCAGAAAATTTTTAATATGTATATGAATCGTGAGCCGCGTTTTTACAGAGATGTTACTTATAATAACAGCATCTGGCAGGGAGGTACCATGTCTGCAGCCGCCCCGATAAGCTTTTTTGTATCGGGGCCAAATGGCAGGAACGGGCATCCGACCGATTTTTCAAAAACAGGGTACCTGGTGCGTAAAAATGTAGGGCCGTCTACCAACATCGGATCCGGCGGGAACGGGCAACGGCAGGACAGGCCGGCGCCATTATTCCGGCTGGCAGAAATTTATCTGAACTATGCTGAGGCGCTCAACGAATACAGCCCTGGTAACCCTGATATTCTGAAATACCTGAACCTGGTCCGTGAACGTGCCGGCATACCCCAGTATGGATCGGGATCCAATGCATTGCCTGTTCCGGCCGGCCAGGCGGAAATGCGTAACCGGATACGTGCCGAACGAAGGATAGAACTGGCATACGAAGGCCATCGCTGGTTTGACATCAGAAGATGGAAAATTGCCCCGCAGGTTATGGGCACACTCCATGGAATGGATATCAGTAAAGACGGGGATGATTTTTATAAAGTGGTGCCCACTATGACGCCTCACCTGTTCCGGCCTTCTTACTATTGGTGGCCCATCAGCCAGTATGAACTGGACAGGAATCATGTGCTGGTTCAAAATCCCGGTTGGTAA